The genomic interval TACTCCAAGGTGTGAGATAAATCGGCAAAAACATCTCAGGCCTCCAAGTCAGGCATCTTTCTTGACTTTACTGTCAACCAACTGTGACTTTGGGTGAGTTGCTGAccttctctaggcctcagtttttctatttacatAATAAGGAGATTAGAGTTCTTTTGACTCTAACATTCAAAGATGCCATGTGATGTAAACTACTTTCCCTTCTAACAGTGACAGTTGTATTattaaaagaggaagaggaagagtctTGGCCCATCTATGGATCTCCATTTCTCTGTGGTTGACACGGGGAGGGCATGAGACCCCATTCCATTTGATTGAGTTGGGGGCAGCGTTTGAAGAGAGTCCATAATTGTCAAGTTCTGGAGAGAGTAGCTCTGATGAGAATGGTTGGCATAGTCAtgccttcctctctcctcagccagTTTTGGGGACATGCCATCCTAGAGTCAAACCTTCCAGTGGTAGATTAGTCCCTTCTTACAGAGGGAAAAAGTGACCCATTCTCCCAGTGGCTGATATTTCATGTTAACTTTTCTTGCTCCAATTGAAACACAGGGTTCAGAGCATTGGGTATTTATAGAAAGAAAGTACACTAGGCCAGAAGAACTCTGTCTCCTAAGAGTGGCTCCCACGCAGCAGGAAGAAGGTGAGGCAGGCCTTGCTGATATCCTTGCTGATGGCAGACTCTCCAAGGTGGACGTTCTGGTGGACAAATTCAAAGTTGAAGTAGCCACGGAAGAAATGGTGGGAACCAGAAGAGCAAATACCCAGCAGCGAGGGAGAATGATCGCAAGTCCTGAAGACTTTGAATCAGTGTGGGAAGAAAGCCCCTGGGTCAAGGGAGGCCCAAGAGGGGCTGCTCTGGCTGCAGGCTGCACATTGGCAGATAAGTTCATGGAGGGTACTGAGCTCGGGATGGATACCAAGAAGGCAGCCATCAGGAGCCACTGCATCTCAGATGGCCAGCTGGAAGGCCAGACAGGGCTAAGGAAGGGGCTGGTGGAGCTCCAGACCTGTGGGGGACCCACTGCACCAGGGACCAGGCCAGCAGAGGTGGACATCCCCTCTCCAGCCTCAGACAAAGGAGAACTCCAGTCATTTCTATTGGATCCAGCCCATGTGGAAGCCAAAGCTGACTCAAGTGATGAAACTGACACCTCCTTTGGAGAGAGGAGCTTCTATTTAAACTATGGAGAGAAAGACCCAGAAGACCAagctctccctccacccccggaggagagagaagagcacCTGGATGCTCCTCCTGGGGATGAGACCAGAGTGGAGCTGAATACCTCAGACCCAAGGAGTTCTGCCATAGCTTCCAGCAGGAACAAGGATGAAGCCCACACAGCTTCCTCAGAGAAAGGGGTAAAGCCACCCAAGAGCCATGAAAGCCCAGATGATCTGAAGAGACCCTCCCTGGGGCAGACATTTGCTGAGGACTGGGAAGAAGCCCAGTGGAGGGTGGAAGGAAAGTTTATCCACCCAACACCCAGTGCAGCTAAAGAGGTAGAAGGCTCTGTGAGTGGAGATTTGCCAGGAAAGGCTGAGAAGAGTCTCTCAGCAGAATTGAAGAACCAGTCACCTGAGAGAAGAGAGGTTGTGCGTCCAAACACCCAGGCCTGCACCCTTCCGTGGGCCATTCCTCCAAATGTCAGGAAACCAGCCAAACCAGACAGAGGCAACCTCCTGTCCAAGGAGAGGGGAGTGGGTCACACCCAGGCAGGAAGACCTGGGATGGAGGACCATGAGGCATCAGAATTTCCTCACATGGAGGTGATCATCCCCCTACCAGCCTCTCCTGGTCACTCGGAGGCTTTGGCAGCTCTGGAGGAAACTTTTCCAAGCCTAGCCCCTCATGGGTCAGGGAAGCCTTCAGAGCTCAAGAATCCCCTTGAAGAACAGTCCTCTGTATTTCTCAAACATGTCCATCCTCTTAAAGAGAGCCCAGAACCTAAGGACCGTATAGGGTTTGTTGACACAGGAAGTGAGCGCAGGGTACCTCCCATCGCCAGCAGAAAGCCCAGAGTTGTCCTTGAAGATGCTGAGGGAGTCATGCCCCTGGAGAAGCAAAAGGAGATGACCTGTTTCCAGGCCGGTGGTCAAGAGGGCTCCCTGGAAGATATTAGCAAGACCTCAGTGGCCAATAAAATTCGTATATTTGAGACCCAGGGAGCTGAAACTCGCAGAACAAGTCAGGGTGAAACAAGAGCCCTTTCAAATGAGCTGTCTTCAGAGCTCCCCATGGGACAGGTAGAGCAACAGCGAAATAAGCTTTTAGACCTGGGCTTTGTCCAACCCCAGCCCCCAGGGACACATTCCCCAGGGATGCCTGTGGCTACCAGACACTTCGGAGAGGGCATTTCCACTGCATCCTGCGAGGAAGGACATACAGAACTAGAGCTCATGTCCCCTGATTCAGGCTGTGAAACCACGCTGGAGGAAGCTACTGGGGTAACTGGCCATGTGAGCCCCCACTGCTGCCCGCTGCCCATGGGGGCTGGCTGCATGCTATGTAGTTCTTAGGAGCATGTTTCAGTCACCCTCATCATTACTGCAATCAGAGGCTGCTTACCCATCCCTATGAGTTCTTTTCCTCAAACAGGACTGTGTATAGTTCAGGCCAAATGATGAGTTTATCTGCTTGGCCTGTGTTAGCTTGGCCACAAACAGCCTCAGCTTTTGGTGTGACTTGGTACCCAGAGAGTCACACATCCCCTGAGGAGAAGGTGGCACCACTATCAGCAAATAACACATGAGCTTTGCCTTGCTGCTCCCACCTGCCGGGTTCCTATCTATCTTGCTTGGCTTGTCCAGCGATCTGTCTTCATCCTTTCCCATCCCTGGTTCTCCTGCCTTGGGGAAGCTGACAGTCCAGAGGTTTCTATCATTGGCTTTTGGTTCCCTCTCGGTCCCAGTGCCAGGTTTCTTTCTGCCTCCTTAAGACTAACTATTTTCTCTGATCCAGAACAAATCCGGAGATGCGGTCAGGGAAGAGAACCACTTGACCAGCTTAGCAGCGAACACCCCTGGAAAGGGGGGGCGCCTGAGATTCGCCAGCCCCTCGGGCCCTCAGGTCTCTGCAGTCCCTCTGTGCCCTGATGACCCAGTCATCTTCACCCGGCCAGGGTGCAGCGTCGCCTTAGATTCCCACCTGCTCTGGCAGCACCTCTTGTGGCTGCTCAACTCTGGCTTGTCTGGAATGTATTCCTCACacctctcagccttccagaaacTGGCTAAATGGAGGCTTCTTCAGCAAGTGAATCTCTAAGCTCACTGAAGCCATAGAAATCTGAAGCCacgttctttaaaaatatttcatgggtGTTAGATTGGTCTTAAAAAAGAATGTCATGCACAAGCCAAAAATGTGTGTGGTGTTTAATCCCTGACAGGCCAGTTGAGAGGTATGTATTATGGACAACAAGAGTTGCTGGTTCCCCCAGGCACTGCCTTGGCCTGCTGTTGTCAATTACACTGATGGGGCAGAGCCTCCTCTCCATGACCTACCTGTGGTCCACTCATGGAGCTCAGGGTGGAGCTAGTGTAGCCCCCGGCTCCCAGGAAGCTGGTCCTCAACGGACCCAACCCTGTATCCTTCCTCCCTCTATTTGATGCTTATCTCTCCCACGGAGACTCAGTGGAATTGACAAACTGTGTTGGCTTCCTCTTTGTTTCTCAAAGCTCTGGGCTCCAgcctctctgccttcccttcctGGGTCTCCCTGAATCCTCGGGTCTCCCTCTTGGGTTTCTGTTTCTCAATGGCCACCTGCACGGATGGgcctgggatccaggcttctaTCCCTGCTTTTCGCACAGTGCTGCTTCTGATAAGCTTCTAGATCCAAACTTTGGATGGAGCCTCCTGTCCAGAACTTACTGGCAGGATGTTTGCTTTGTACTTGCTTTGCCATCAGTGTGAGACCATCAGAAAGGAGCATCCCCACTCTTGagaagttttggggttttttttgtttttttttttaaagcttgttATGGTTTAAAGGAATCTTTCCTGGAAGTGTTTTTCATTTCCTGACCTGCTCTTCCATCAGGATGTCGACACAGCCCCAAGATTTCTTCTGAACTCAccatcttgatttctttctctctctctctctctctccctaccccACATCCCCACTCCTTTGATTTTATCTGGCCATAGAGAGCAGGGCTGAGGGAGGGCTCGGAGGAGAAAGTCAAACCACCACGTCCCCGGGCCCCCGAGAGTGACACAGGAGATGAGGACCAGGAACAGGAGAGGGATGCAGTGTTCCTGAAGGACAACCACCTGGCTATTGAGCGCAAGTGTTCCAGCATCACGGTCAGCTCCACGTCCagcctggaggctgaggtggacttCACGGTTATTGGTGACTACCACGGCAGCGCCTTTGAAGACTTCTCCCGCAGCCTTCCTGAGCTCGACCGAGACAAAAGCGACTCAGAAACAGAAGGCCTGGTGTTCTCCCGGGACCTCAGCAAGGGAGCCCCCAGCCAGGATGATGAATCTGGGGGCATTGAGGACAGCCCAGATCGAGGGGCCTGCTCCACCCCCGATATGCCCCAGTTTGAGGTACGGTGGAGCTTCATCGAGACCCGGCCCACTGGGCAGTGATGCTCAGAGGGCCCTGGGCCACCTGTGAGAAGACTGCCAGCCGGCCTGCAGCCTGAAGCTCTGTCTCGTGTTGCATGACTGCCCCACGCAGAGCAGCATGGGTCTGCACTCGCATG from Nycticebus coucang isolate mNycCou1 chromosome 21, mNycCou1.pri, whole genome shotgun sequence carries:
- the EPB41L1 gene encoding band 4.1-like protein 1 isoform X3; protein product: MTTETGPDSEVKKAQEEAPQQPEAAAAVTTPVTPAGHGHLEANSNEKHLPQQDTRPADQSLDMEEKDYSEADGLSERTTPSKAQKSPQKIAKKYKSAICRVTLLDASEYECEVEKHGRGQVLFDLVCEHLNLLEKDYFGLTFCDADSQKNWLDPSKEIKKQIRSSPWNFAFTVKFYPPDPAQLTEDITRYYLCLQLRADIITGRLPCSFVTHALLGSYAVQAELGDYDAEEHVGNYVSELRFAPNQTRELEERIMELHKTYRGMTPGEAEIHFLENAKKLSMYGVDLHHAKDSEGIDIMLGVCANGLLIYRDRLRINRFAWPKILKISYKRSNFYIKIRPGEYEQFESTIGFKLPNHRSAKRLWKVCIEHHTFFRLVSPEPPPKGFLVMGSKFRYSGRTQAQTRQASALIDRPAPFFERSSSKRYTMSRSLDGEFSRPASVSENHDTGADGDKREEDGESGGRRSEAEEGEIRTPTKIKELKPEQETTPRHKQEFLDKPEDVLLKHQASINELKRTLREPNSKLIHRDRDWERERRLPSSPASPSPKGTPEKANESQRTQDTSQQDLVPEPGAAAGLEVFTQKSLAASPEGSEHWVFIERKYTRPEELCLLRVAPTQQEEGEAGLADILADGRLSKVDVLVDKFKVEVATEEMVGTRRANTQQRGRMIASPEDFESVWEESPWVKGGPRGAALAAGCTLADKFMEGTELGMDTKKAAIRSHCISDGQLEGQTGLRKGLVELQTCGGPTAPGTRPAEVDIPSPASDKGELQSFLLDPAHVEAKADSSDETDTSFGERSFYLNYGEKDPEDQALPPPPEEREEHLDAPPGDETRVELNTSDPRSSAIASSRNKDEAHTASSEKGVKPPKSHESPDDLKRPSLGQTFAEDWEEAQWRVEGKFIHPTPSAAKEVEGSVSGDLPGKAEKSLSAELKNQSPERREVVRPNTQACTLPWAIPPNVRKPAKPDRGNLLSKERGVGHTQAGRPGMEDHEASEFPHMEVIIPLPASPGHSEALAALEETFPSLAPHGSGKPSELKNPLEEQSSVFLKHVHPLKESPEPKDRIGFVDTGSERRVPPIASRKPRVVLEDAEGVMPLEKQKEMTCFQAGGQEGSLEDISKTSVANKIRIFETQGAETRRTSQGETRALSNELSSELPMGQVEQQRNKLLDLGFVQPQPPGTHSPGMPVATRHFGEGISTASCEEGHTELELMSPDSGCETTLEEATGVTGHNKSGDAVREENHLTSLAANTPGKGGRLRFASPSGPQRAGLREGSEEKVKPPRPRAPESDTGDEDQEQERDAVFLKDNHLAIERKCSSITVSSTSSLEAEVDFTVIGDYHGSAFEDFSRSLPELDRDKSDSETEGLVFSRDLSKGAPSQDDESGGIEDSPDRGACSTPDMPQFEPVKTETMTVSSLAIRKKIEPEAVLQTRVTTVDHTQQVDGSASVGKEFITTTPSITTETISTTMENSLKSGKGAAAMIPGPQTVATEIRSLSPIIGKDVLTSTYGATAETLSTSTTTHVTKTVKGGFSETRIEKRIIITGDEDVDQDQALALAIKEAKLQHPDMLVTKAVVYRETDPSPEERDKKPQES
- the EPB41L1 gene encoding band 4.1-like protein 1 isoform X6 — encoded protein: MTTETGPDSEVKKAQEEAPQQPEAAAAVTTPVTPAGHGHLEANSNEKHLPQQDTRPADQSLDMEEKDYSEADGLSERTTPSKAQKSPQKIAKKYKSAICRVTLLDASEYECEVEKHGRGQVLFDLVCEHLNLLEKDYFGLTFCDADSQKNWLDPSKEIKKQIRSSPWNFAFTVKFYPPDPAQLTEDITRYYLCLQLRADIITGRLPCSFVTHALLGSYAVQAELGDYDAEEHVGNYVSELRFAPNQTRELEERIMELHKTYRGMTPGEAEIHFLENAKKLSMYGVDLHHAKDSEGIDIMLGVCANGLLIYRDRLRINRFAWPKILKISYKRSNFYIKIRPGEYEQFESTIGFKLPNHRSAKRLWKVCIEHHTFFRLVSPEPPPKGFLVMGSKFRYSGRTQAQTRQASALIDRPAPFFERSSSKRYTMSRSLDGAEFSRPASVSENHDTGADGDKREEDGESGGRRSEAEEGEIRTPTKIKELKFLDKPEDVLLKHQASINELKRTLREPNSKLIHRDRDWERERRLPSSPASPSPKGTPEKANESQRTQDTSQQDLVPEPGAAAGLEVFTQKSLAASPEGSEHWVFIERKYTRPEELCLLRVAPTQQEEGEAGLADILADGRLSKVDVLVDKFKVEVATEEMVGTRRANTQQRGRMIASPEDFESVWEESPWVKGGPRGAALAAGCTLADKFMEGTELGMDTKKAAIRSHCISDGQLEGQTGLRKGLVELQTCGGPTAPGTRPAEVDIPSPASDKGELQSFLLDPAHVEAKADSSDETDTSFGERSFYLNYGEKDPEDQALPPPPEEREEHLDAPPGDETRVELNTSDPRSSAIASSRNKDEAHTASSEKGVKPPKSHESPDDLKRPSLGQTFAEDWEEAQWRVEGKFIHPTPSAAKEVEGSVSGDLPGKAEKSLSAELKNQSPERREVVRPNTQACTLPWAIPPNVRKPAKPDRGNLLSKERGVGHTQAGRPGMEDHEASEFPHMEVIIPLPASPGHSEALAALEETFPSLAPHGSGKPSELKNPLEEQSSVFLKHVHPLKESPEPKDRIGFVDTGSERRVPPIASRKPRVVLEDAEGVMPLEKQKEMTCFQAGGQEGSLEDISKTSVANKIRIFETQGAETRRTSQGETRALSNELSSELPMGQVEQQRNKLLDLGFVQPQPPGTHSPGMPVATRHFGEGISTASCEEGHTELELMSPDSGCETTLEEATGVTGHNKSGDAVREENHLTSLAANTPGKGGRLRFASPSGPQRAGLREGSEEKVKPPRPRAPESDTGDEDQEQERDAVFLKDNHLAIERKCSSITVSSTSSLEAEVDFTVIGDYHGSAFEDFSRSLPELDRDKSDSETEGLVFSRDLSKGAPSQDDESGGIEDSPDRGACSTPDMPQFEPVKTETMTVSSLAIRKKIEPEAVLQTRVTTVDHTQQVDGSASVGKEFITTTPSITTETISTTMENSLKSGKGAAAMIPGPQTVATEIRSLSPIIGKDVLTSTYGATAETLSTSTTTHVTKTVKGGFSETRIEKRIIITGDEDVDQDQALALAIKEAKLQHPDMLVTKAVVYRETDPSPEERDKKPQES